Proteins encoded by one window of Antechinus flavipes isolate AdamAnt ecotype Samford, QLD, Australia chromosome 4, AdamAnt_v2, whole genome shotgun sequence:
- the ZBTB24 gene encoding zinc finger and BTB domain-containing protein 24 isoform X2, which produces MAEETAVSSEKLVVYSEAHSGTILANFEEQRKRGFLCDITLIVENVHFRAHKALLAASSEYFSMMFAEEGEIGQSIYMLEGMLADTFSILLEFIYTGYLHASEKSAEQILATAQFLKVYDLVNAYTDYQSNHNSTNPTSLATGGAPVVVISNKKNDDLPKRKRGRPRKVKNFQAVKSEMASLEDIQLRENNSVQNKQNSMSKTVEESNSITDEQIPIREVEESERACGSSTVEMPTEEDENCDPKSQDVQGSQSRYSKRRIQRSVKLKDYKLVGDEDDQYSAKRVSGRRKRPGSEACCKECGKVFKYNHFLAIHQRSHTGERPFKCNECGKGFAQKHSLQVHTRMHTGERPYTCTVCNKALTTKHSLLEHMSLHTGQKSFTCDQCGKYFSQKRQLKSHYRVHTGKCFNTDH; this is translated from the exons ATGGCAGAAGAAACTGCAGTATCTTCTGAGAAGCTTGTTGTATATTCAGAGGCTCATAGTGGTACCATTCTGGCTAATtttgaagaacaaaggaaaagaggCTTTCTCTGTGATATCACTCTAATAGTGGAAAATGTACATTTCCGGGCCCACAAAGCTTTACTTGCTGCCAGTAGTGAGTATTTCTCAATGATGTTTGCAGAAGAAGGTGAGATAGGCCAGTCCATTTATATGCTGGAAGGTATGTTAGCAGATACATTTAGTATCCTTCTGGAATTTATCTATACTGGTTATCTTCATGCCAGTGAAAAAAGTGCAGAACAAATATTGGCAActgctcaatttttaaaagtatatgacttagtaaatgcttacacTGATTATCAAAGCAATCATAACTCAACAAATCCAACTTCTTTGGCCACTGGTGGAGCTCCAGTAGTTGTTAtttctaataagaaaaatgatgatCTTCCAAAGCGAAAACGAGGGAGACCAAGAAAAGTCAAAAATTTTCAAGCAGTAAAATCAGAAATGGCTTCACTTGAAGACATTCAGCTCAGAGAAAATAATTCtgttcaaaataaacaaaactctaTGTCAAAAACAGTAGAAGAAAGCAATAGTATAACAGATGAACAGATCCCAATAAGAGAAGTGGAAGAATCTGAGCGTGCTTGTGGGTCAAGCACTGTGGAAATGCCTACAGAAGAAGATGAGAACTGTGATCCTAAGTCCCAGGATGTACAAGGCAGTCAGAGTCGCTATAGCAAGCGCAGAATTCAGAGATCTGTTAAACTTAAAGATTACAAACTTGTTGGGGATGAAGATGATCAGTATTCAGCCAAGAGAgtatctggaagaagaaaacGTCCTGGTTCTGAGGCTTGCTGTAAGGAATGTGGCAAAGTGTTTAAGTACAATCACTTTTTAGCAATCCATCAGAGAAGTCATACAG GGGAACGACCTttcaaatgtaatgaatgtggaaaaggtTTTGCCCAGAAGCACTCATTGCAGGTTCACACAAGGATGCACACAGGGGAACGACCATATACCTGTACTGTTTGCAATAAGGCTTTAACTACAAAACATTCTTTACTGGAGCACATGAGCCTGCACACAG GACAGAAGTCTTTTACCTGTGATCAATGTGGAAAGTATTTCAGCCAGAAAAGACAGCTGAAGAGTCATTACCGAGTTCATACAG GGAAGTGCTTTAACACAGATCACTGA
- the ZBTB24 gene encoding zinc finger and BTB domain-containing protein 24 isoform X1: MAEETAVSSEKLVVYSEAHSGTILANFEEQRKRGFLCDITLIVENVHFRAHKALLAASSEYFSMMFAEEGEIGQSIYMLEGMLADTFSILLEFIYTGYLHASEKSAEQILATAQFLKVYDLVNAYTDYQSNHNSTNPTSLATGGAPVVVISNKKNDDLPKRKRGRPRKVKNFQAVKSEMASLEDIQLRENNSVQNKQNSMSKTVEESNSITDEQIPIREVEESERACGSSTVEMPTEEDENCDPKSQDVQGSQSRYSKRRIQRSVKLKDYKLVGDEDDQYSAKRVSGRRKRPGSEACCKECGKVFKYNHFLAIHQRSHTGERPFKCNECGKGFAQKHSLQVHTRMHTGERPYTCTVCNKALTTKHSLLEHMSLHTGQKSFTCDQCGKYFSQKRQLKSHYRVHTGHSLPECNHCHRKFMDVSQLKKHLRTHTGEKPFTCEICGKSFTAKSSLQTHIRIHRGEKPYSCGICGKSFSDSSAKRRHCILHTGKKPFSCPECNLQFARLDNLKAHFKIHSKEKPFPEAPSAPSSSNPEEVRNILHLQQYQLSTSGEQEIQLLVTDSVHNINFMPSHSQGISIVTTEGTQSMAADQAADLTVLTQQPEHLQGLILSAQHDQTEHIQSLNMMDSQMETSPSEQVHIITLSKETLEHLHAH; the protein is encoded by the exons ATGGCAGAAGAAACTGCAGTATCTTCTGAGAAGCTTGTTGTATATTCAGAGGCTCATAGTGGTACCATTCTGGCTAATtttgaagaacaaaggaaaagaggCTTTCTCTGTGATATCACTCTAATAGTGGAAAATGTACATTTCCGGGCCCACAAAGCTTTACTTGCTGCCAGTAGTGAGTATTTCTCAATGATGTTTGCAGAAGAAGGTGAGATAGGCCAGTCCATTTATATGCTGGAAGGTATGTTAGCAGATACATTTAGTATCCTTCTGGAATTTATCTATACTGGTTATCTTCATGCCAGTGAAAAAAGTGCAGAACAAATATTGGCAActgctcaatttttaaaagtatatgacttagtaaatgcttacacTGATTATCAAAGCAATCATAACTCAACAAATCCAACTTCTTTGGCCACTGGTGGAGCTCCAGTAGTTGTTAtttctaataagaaaaatgatgatCTTCCAAAGCGAAAACGAGGGAGACCAAGAAAAGTCAAAAATTTTCAAGCAGTAAAATCAGAAATGGCTTCACTTGAAGACATTCAGCTCAGAGAAAATAATTCtgttcaaaataaacaaaactctaTGTCAAAAACAGTAGAAGAAAGCAATAGTATAACAGATGAACAGATCCCAATAAGAGAAGTGGAAGAATCTGAGCGTGCTTGTGGGTCAAGCACTGTGGAAATGCCTACAGAAGAAGATGAGAACTGTGATCCTAAGTCCCAGGATGTACAAGGCAGTCAGAGTCGCTATAGCAAGCGCAGAATTCAGAGATCTGTTAAACTTAAAGATTACAAACTTGTTGGGGATGAAGATGATCAGTATTCAGCCAAGAGAgtatctggaagaagaaaacGTCCTGGTTCTGAGGCTTGCTGTAAGGAATGTGGCAAAGTGTTTAAGTACAATCACTTTTTAGCAATCCATCAGAGAAGTCATACAG GGGAACGACCTttcaaatgtaatgaatgtggaaaaggtTTTGCCCAGAAGCACTCATTGCAGGTTCACACAAGGATGCACACAGGGGAACGACCATATACCTGTACTGTTTGCAATAAGGCTTTAACTACAAAACATTCTTTACTGGAGCACATGAGCCTGCACACAG GACAGAAGTCTTTTACCTGTGATCAATGTGGAAAGTATTTCAGCCAGAAAAGACAGCTGAAGAGTCATTACCGAGTTCATACAG GCCATTCGTTGCCGGAATGTAACCACTGTCATCGCAAATTCATGGATGTATCTCAGTTAAAGAAACATCTAAGAACACACACAG GTGAAAAACCATTTACTTGTGAAATTTGTGGCAAGTCTTTTACAGCAAAAAGTTCTCTTCAAACACACATCAGAATCCATCG aggagaaaagcCATATTCTTGTGGCATATGTGGAAAATCCTTCTCTGATTCCAGTGCTAAGAGGAGACACTGTATATTACACACAGGCAAAAAGCCTTTTTCCTGCCCTGAGTGTAATTTGCAGTTTGCACGTTTAGACAACTTAAAGGCTCACTTCAAAATCCATAGCAAAGAAAAACCCTTTCCAGAAGCTCCTAGTGCTCCCAGCAGCAGCAACCCAGAAGAAGTTAGGAATATTCTCCATCTCCAGCAGTATCAACTTTCCACCTCTGGAGAACAAGAAATTCAACTCCTAGTCACGGACTCGGTCCATAACATCAATTTCATGCCTAGTCATAGTCAAGGAATCAGCATTGTCACAACAGAAGGCACCCAGAGCATGGCAGCTGACCAAGCCGCTGACCTGACAGTACTCACTCAGCAGCCCGAACATCTGCAGGGTTTGATTCTTTCTGCTCAGCATGACCAAACCGAGCACATCCAGAGTCTCAATATGATGGACAGCCAGATGGAAACCTCACCATCTGAACAGGTGCATATAATCACCCTGTCTAAGGAGACCCTGGAGCATCTTCATGCTCACTGA